The genomic DNA GAATATCCGAACTTGCTTCAAGAAATGAAGGAACTCGGATTCAAGCACAACGGATTCGGAGGCGGATTTGATTATGCGCAACCGCGCTTTACGATGGAGACAAGTCTTGAAGGATCGGAAAAAGAAATTTTTGATCGCTTCCATTCCAAGTTCCGTTATAATGTCCGTTTGGCCGAACGAAAAGGGATTGTTTGTTACGAGGCATCGCGGGAAGAGTTAAAAACATTTGCGAACCTGATGGTCGAAACGGGCGAACGCGATGGATTTTCGATTCGTGGTCTCGATTATTTTGAAAATCTCTACGATCATCTGCGTCCAACTGGAGACGCGGCATTGTTTTTGACTAAACTGGATGTCGTCCGGGCGCTTGAAAATACGGAAGCAGCCTTATTACAAGCAGATAAAGAATTAACGAAAATCCATCGTCAGCTGGAAAAAGAAACGGTCGAGAAAAAAATCAACAGTTTAAATAATCGACTCGAACAGACGACCGCTCAGATTGAAAAAGCAGAGAAATCCAAAACCGAACTGATGGCGATTGCGGCAAAACATCCAAACGGAGTGATTCTTTCGGGCGGCTTGTTGACCTTGGCCGGTCGACGGTCATATTACCTTTACGGTGCTTCATCAAACGAATACCGTGAATTCATGCCGAATCATTTAATGCAGTGGACGATGATGCGTCATGCGAAAGCGCACGGCGCCCTCTCATATGACTTTGGTGGTGTCAGCGGGTCAACGGATCCGGACGATCATTATGCCGGTCTATATGCGTTTAAATCAGGTTGGGGCAGTGAAATGATTGAAAAAATCGGTGAATTCGACTATGTCTTGAACAAGCCGTTGTATCTGTTGCTTGAAACAGGGTTGCCGATTCTTCAAAAAATCCGGAAGAAGTTACGCCGCTAATGAAACGGGGAACAATCTTCATCTGGATTTTGTTCCTGTTGGTCATGTTTGCCATCGGATCCTTTCTTGCAGCGTCTACTAATCGAATGCCGAGTATTTTGATCGATCAGCCGGAGTTAGGACTTGACAGTTGTCCGCGGGACAGCGCCGGTGAGAACCGTCTCATCAACGACAGTGTGGATCAATTAAAGCAACTTCATCCAGCAGTTCGTGCAGGTGCCAAGGATTTGATTCGTCTCAGTCATTCCTGCTACAACATCGATATCCGGATCA from Exiguobacterium sibiricum 7-3 includes the following:
- a CDS encoding lipid II:glycine glycyltransferase FemX, whose translation is MTYQQLEIEQAQFEQFVKTHPKGDLLQLPAWGSVKAATGWTHERIAVGTSTGQLVGVALLLFKKVPKLPFTLCYAPRGFVVDYTDQAAVAALRDAAIQVAKKRKAITIKLDPNVDRTEYPNLLQEMKELGFKHNGFGGGFDYAQPRFTMETSLEGSEKEIFDRFHSKFRYNVRLAERKGIVCYEASREELKTFANLMVETGERDGFSIRGLDYFENLYDHLRPTGDAALFLTKLDVVRALENTEAALLQADKELTKIHRQLEKETVEKKINSLNNRLEQTTAQIEKAEKSKTELMAIAAKHPNGVILSGGLLTLAGRRSYYLYGASSNEYREFMPNHLMQWTMMRHAKAHGALSYDFGGVSGSTDPDDHYAGLYAFKSGWGSEMIEKIGEFDYVLNKPLYLLLETGLPILQKIRKKLRR